CGGTCCGGGGCGAGTTCGACCTCACCACCCTTCCTGCCTCCCGGGGCCCCTCCGCGACCACTTTTCGGGCTTCCGcgaggcggggtgggggcgggggcggtctTGGCGTCGGGAGCAGAGTCCAGCGGGAAGCCATGGGGGGAAGGGTGAAGTGCGAGGTTGGCTGGCTGTGAACCTGGAGATCCGGATTCTAGGGCGGCTATAGTAGCTGTGTGTCCTCGGGCaaattacttgacctctctgaccttagtATCCTTCTCGGTAAAGTGCCGGCACTGACACTTGCCTCATTAGGATGTTGGGGGAACACAGGGAGAAAAATGCAGAAGTGCCCGGTAGGAGCCCCGCCACTCAGCAGGAGCGCAGTCAAGTGGGTGGGAGTGAATAAGCCCAGAAGGGGGCTGAAGCAGCCAGGAGGAAGGCGGCTGCGGGCCAGGCCACACCGAATGAAAGGCCTCAGTGTCTGGGGTTCCCTACCCGCTCCCCCTCTCCGCCCACAGAGTTTGCTCAGGGCGGAGGTGCACGCCTGGCAGTGGAGTCGGGACCAGGGCCACGTCTACAGCGCCCGGCTCGGTGCCGCCTAAAGTTGGGTGGCATCCTTAGCTCCAAGCGGGCAGTGACCCAGCTGGCCCTGGCATGCATTGGTAGAGGCTGAGCCAGCCTGAATGACCTGGGGCGGGTGGGGCCCACTCCGGGACTGTGGTGCTGCAGCCCCAGAGTCGGGCTCCAGTGGGCCTGGCAAAGGACCCCACCCTGTGGCCAGTTGGTAcctttcctgcttcctcccaGCTGACTCTTGTGGGAGTCAGGGGAGCTGCCTGGAGCGGGAGGTATTAATCACTGGGCCACTTTACACCTAGTGATGGCAGAGAGACTGGGAAGGCCTGAATTTGAGCAGACAGAACCTCTTCCTGGGCTCTTGGGAGTCCCAGTGCTGCTGGCTGTGTGTCCTTCGGGCCAGGACTGTCTAGTCCCCAGACACCTTGGGGGCCTTAGGTTTCATCTTCTCAATCACAGGTAAATTGGGACCAGGATTGTGGTGCCCGTGCACCAGTCTCCCCACCTGTGCCACATTGTGGGCGTTTCAAATCACTCACGTGAGCCTCACACGATTGCATCATGTTTGTAGTTATCAACTCCCATTTTCTAAAGacggaaactgaggcagagaggataAGTGATTTCCAAGGCCTAAGGCCAGAAAGAGATGATGTCCAGACCCGGACCAGGGCTGATTCCAGATCCACCCTATTAGCTGGGACACACTACTGCCTCCCTCGGACGTTAGGCGGGTCCCTGAGTGGGCCATCTCAACCACCTCTGACACTGTGTTCTGTGCCAGGTGCGATGGCAGAGAAGGTGCTGGTGACAGGCGGCGCTGGCTACATCGGCAGCCACACGGTGCTGGAACTGCTGGAGGCCGGCTATCTGCCTGTGGTCATTGACAATTTCCATAATGCCATCCGTGGTgagcacaggggtggggggctaGGGCTTTGGGCAGGGACGGAAGGAAAACCTTTTGTTCTACCTCCACCTACTAGGGgtgacagacacacagacatatatatatatatatatatatatatatatatatatatatcaggctAGTCCCTTGGGAACCCAGGACCCGTCTTCTCCTTTGACGGTCTCCATGTGTCCAACCAGGAAGGGGCTCCATGCCTGAGAGCCTACAGCGGGTTCAGGAGCTGACAGGCCGCTCTGTGGAGTTTGAGGAGATGGACATCTTGGACCAGGCAGCCCTACAGCGTCTCTTCAAGAAGGTCAGTGcttggcaggcaggcagggggccCTGCCAAGGGCCAGGGCCTGTAAAGCAACGTCTGACCCTGGCTTTGCACCTGCAGCATCACTTTATGGCAGTCATCCACTTTGCGGGTCTCAAGGCCGTGGGAGAGTCCGTGCAGAAGCCTCTGGATTATTACAGAGTTAACCTGACAGGAACCATTCAGCTTCTGGAGGTGAGACGTGTGGCAAGGACACGGACACCGGGAGGCCCCGGCCAGGCAGGCCACGCCAGACACGGTAGATGAGGGCCTGGGGGGCAGAGTCAGGCAGGGCCCGAGCTGTACCACCTTGGACACGTGTCCCTTTTGACTTCTCCGCCTCAGTCCCCCCATCTATAAATGGGAGCGCCCGAACCTCAGCCCCTCTCACCTGTAAAGGAGTAAGGGGGTGGGACTAAGTGCGGGGCAGAGGCCACTGACGCCTCTCCTCCGTGAGCAGATCATGAGGGCCCACGGGGTGAAGAACCTGGTGTTCAGCAGCTCGGCTACCGTGTACGGGAATCCCCAGTACCTGCCcctggatgaggcccaccccaCAGGTGGCTGTACCAACCCCTATGGCAAGTCCAAGTTCTTCATCGAGGAAATGATCCGGGACCTGTGCCGGGCAGACAAGGTGAGGgtaccccctccccgccccaacacacacacacacacacacacacacacgcttgacCCAGCCCTGGCTCCACTCATGGACTCAAGGTCTCCCGTGAACACCCCCAGCTAGGACTCTGGAAGCTGCTGCAgcgatttgcccaaagtcacagcaCGGAGTGGGTGGGCCTGACCCCCTGCTGCTTTCCGGGGATAGAGACTAGGCCTGGGGGCGGGCGGAAGCAGCTAAAGAGCTCCGGATTCGGCTTGGGCACAGCATGCGCCTC
The sequence above is drawn from the Neofelis nebulosa isolate mNeoNeb1 chromosome 2, mNeoNeb1.pri, whole genome shotgun sequence genome and encodes:
- the GALE gene encoding UDP-glucose 4-epimerase; protein product: MAEKVLVTGGAGYIGSHTVLELLEAGYLPVVIDNFHNAIRGRGSMPESLQRVQELTGRSVEFEEMDILDQAALQRLFKKHHFMAVIHFAGLKAVGESVQKPLDYYRVNLTGTIQLLEIMRAHGVKNLVFSSSATVYGNPQYLPLDEAHPTGGCTNPYGKSKFFIEEMIRDLCRADKTWNAVLLRYFNPIGAHASGCIGEDPQGIPNNLMPYVSQVAIGRREALNVFGNDYDTEDGTGVRDYIHVVDLAKGHIAALRKLKEQCGCRIYNLGTGTGYSVLQMVQAMEKASGQKIPYKVVARREGDVAACYANPSLALKELGWTAALGLDRMCEDLWRWQKQNPSGFGAQA